The DNA window ATCCACCCTCATTCATGTATCCTTTTGTCTCCATCTTTCTACCCTCTGGGTGTGGCCCACGTCTGTGACCTTCCTCCACaaccccccccaacacacacactgttCTGGCTCCATATGTGTCTCTATGTTTTCTTGCCTGCTGGCCATCGGCTGGCTCTCCAGTACAAGCAGGTGGAGCAGTACATGTCCTTCCACAAGTTGCCGGCTGACACACGGCAGCGCATCCACGAGTACTATGAGCACCGCTACCAGGGCAAGATGTTCGATGAGGAAAGCATCCTAGGAGAGCTGAGCGAACCACTTCGGGAGGTGGGACTGGGCGGGGCCCTGGAAAGAGGCTCTTCAAGGACCTGGGCTTCTGGGACGACCTCTAGGGTGGGGACTATTAGTCAGCTGGGGCCTCCATGGCAAGTGGGGCCTGCAGAGGGCCCCATGGGAGTTCAGGCCTTTGGAGCACTTTTAGGAGTTAAGGTCTTCCTTGATGATCTTTCAGGGGTGAAGTATACATGAGGACGGGCTGAAGGAATCTTTGTTGGGGTGGGGTAGGGTATGGTCCTACAAGGGCTCATGGGAAAGCTCTGAGGGCAGGAGCTTAGAGATGGTCCCAGGCCAACTGAAGCATCCCCATCCTTTGGCAGATCATGACCCCAGGGGTGGGGCTTCTGGAGACAGATGAGCTCAATGGGGGAACCTCGGGGCAGGGGGCACAGCCTGCCTGacaggcccctcccctgcccaggaGATCATTAACTTCACCTGCCGGGGCCTCGTGGCCCACATGCCGCTGTTTGCCCATGCCGACCCCAGCTTCGTCACGGCTGTACTCACCAAGCTACGCTTTGAGGTCTTCCAGCCGGGGGACCTCGTGGTGCGCGAGGGCTCCGTGGGCAGGAAGATGTACTTCATCCAGCATGGGCTGCTCAGTGTGCTGGCACGTGGCGCCCGGGACACCCGCCTCACTGACGGATCCTACTTTGGGGGTCAGCAGGCctcagggtgggtgggtggggggtctGGGGCAGAGAAAGGAGGACAGCTGCTCCCCTGGGTCTGGGTCTTCACCTGGCTGTGGTCCAGCACCACAGAgttccagcccctccccaggcccatTCAGTTAGAATCTCTGGGTCTGGGGTTTAGAGTTCTGTAATTTTAAAGGCTTCCTAAGAGATTGCAGGGCATGGCCAGGTTGAAAATCTCTGGGCCAGTGAGTCCTAGGGATCCCACAAGATGAGGGAAAGATGGGAATAAAGCAGTGCTATCCCAGGGCCTGTAGCTTTGTGGCTCCCTAGGGGAATGCCTTGGTGGGAGAATCAGGGACCCAGCCCATGGCAGTCCCACAGTTCTCCTGGTTGCTGCCAAAAAGGGTTTATCCCCAAATCACCCAAAAGGGTTTGAGACTCATAATCTCTCAGTCCCCAAATCACCCACCACCTTCCAACATCTCCACTGTGTTGCCCTTTGCCCTCTGGCactgcttttctccttctgggtTATCTTGGTGTTCTTTagaaggggagggaagaaggggcaCTGCCCTAGGCCTACGCCTTGGGCTAAAGccatggaggtggggtgggaagtaaagtgaagtggAATAACTAGGACTGCAGCAAGACCTGCCTGTTTATCTGCTTTAATTTGGACAGAGGCAGAAGGACAGTAATTATGCGGGAGAGTGAGAGTGCTTGGAGCACTCAGGGCCTCTGGGTGGGTGGGTAGTCATTAGTTGCTCCCATCTAGGGAGGAGCCTGAGGAATCTGGGTCAGCTGCTGCAGGCCCAGTGAGAGGGAGTTCTGCAGACAGTGATTCTGAAGGTCTCCTCCCAACTTCGTCAGAGATCTGCCTGCTGACTCGGGGCCGACGCACAGCCAGCGTGCGTGCTGACACCTACTGCCGCCTCTACTCACTCAGCGTGGACCACTTCAATGCCGTGCTGGAGGAGTTCCCTATGATGCGCCGGGCCTTCGAGACAGTGGCCATGGATCGGCTGCGCCGTATCGGTGAGGTCCAGGCTGTGCCCTCACCCTTGTCACTCCTTGCAAGGAGCCCCCAGGATCCCAGGGCCCAGGCTCCAGTGCCTTAGCACACCCCAGGGGACCCTAGTCCCAGCAGATGCCTCCCAGTAGGGCTTTCAACACACTGGCTCACTGTCCCGATAACTCAGCATCTCTGAACCCTGGAGATATCGCCCCAAGTTCCCAAGCATTGAATCCTCCTTCCTTGAGTACCAGTCCCTGATCCTCACCATCTCTGATACATACTCTCATCCCCTAACCCTCTTCCTCCCTCATCTCCCAATCTCCATCTCCCAACTCCATCTCCACACACTTGATCCCCATCCCCTACCTTCACCCTGCTAGTGTCCCTTGACTCCATCTTGTTACCCTCATACTTTTGATATCCAACCTTCATCTTGAATTCCTACCCTATCCTTAACTCCTTCCCCCTGGGATAATTTCTAGGCAAGAAGAATTCCATACTGCAGCGGAAGCGCTCTGAGCCAAGTCCGGGCAGCAGTGGGGGCATCATGGAGCAGCACTTGGTACAACACGACAGGGATATGGCTCGGGGTGTTCGGGGCCTGGCGCCCAGCACAGGAGCTCGGCTCAGTGGAAAGCCGGTGCTGTGGGAGCCACTAGTGCACGCACCCCTGCAAGCAGCCGCCGTGACCTCCAATGTGGCCATTGCCTTGACGCACCAGCGGGGCCCTCTTCCCCTCTCGCCCGACTCTCCAGTCACCCTCCTTGCTCGCTCTGCTCGAAGATCAGCAGGAGCAGGCTCCCCAGCGTCCCCCCTGGTGCCTGTCCGAGCTGGCCCTCTAGCCCGGGGGCCTTGGGCATCCACCTCCCGCCTGCCGGCCCCGCCTGCCCGAACCCTCCATGCCAGCCTATCCCGGGCTGGGCGCTCACAGGTGTCACTGCTGGGGCCTCCCCCAGGAGGGGGTGGACGGCGACTAGGACCTCGGGGCCGCCCACTCTCAGCCTCCCAACCTTCTCTGCCTCAGAGGGCAGCAGGTGATGGCTCTCCTGGGCGTAAGGGCTCAGGAAGTGAACGCCTGCCCCCTTCAGGGCTCCTGACCAAGCCTCCAGGGACAGC is part of the Odocoileus virginianus isolate 20LAN1187 ecotype Illinois chromosome 5, Ovbor_1.2, whole genome shotgun sequence genome and encodes:
- the HCN3 gene encoding potassium/sodium hyperpolarization-activated cyclic nucleotide-gated channel 3 isoform X1 → MEAEQRPTTGASDGATPGLEAAPPAAPASTTTASGPIPGSRPGPEPKRRQLGTLLQPTVNKFSLRVFGSHKAVEIEQERVKSAGAWIIHPYSDFRFYWDLIMLLLMVGNLIVLPVGITFFKEENSPPWIVFNVLSDTFFLMDLVLNFRTGIVVEEGAEILLAPRAIRTRYLRTWFLVDLISSIPVDYIFLVVELEPRLDAEVYKTARALRIVRFTKILSLLRLLRLSRLIRYIHQWEEIFHMTYDLASAVVRIFNLIGMMLLLCHWDGCLQFLVPMLQDFPPDCWVSINHMVNHSWGRQYSHALFKAMSHMLCIGYGQQAPVGMPDVWLTMLSMIVGATCYAMFIGHATALIQSLDSSRRQYQEKYKQVEQYMSFHKLPADTRQRIHEYYEHRYQGKMFDEESILGELSEPLREEIINFTCRGLVAHMPLFAHADPSFVTAVLTKLRFEVFQPGDLVVREGSVGRKMYFIQHGLLSVLARGARDTRLTDGSYFGEICLLTRGRRTASVRADTYCRLYSLSVDHFNAVLEEFPMMRRAFETVAMDRLRRIGKKNSILQRKRSEPSPGSSGGIMEQHLVQHDRDMARGVRGLAPSTGARLSGKPVLWEPLVHAPLQAAAVTSNVAIALTHQRGPLPLSPDSPVTLLARSARRSAGAGSPASPLVPVRAGPLARGPWASTSRLPAPPARTLHASLSRAGRSQVSLLGPPPGGGGRRLGPRGRPLSASQPSLPQRAAGDGSPGRKGSGSERLPPSGLLTKPPGTAQPPRPPVPEPATPRGPQLSANM
- the HCN3 gene encoding potassium/sodium hyperpolarization-activated cyclic nucleotide-gated channel 3 isoform X2, with product MEAEQRPTTGASDGATPGLEAAPPAAPASTTTASGPIPGSRPGPEPKRRQLGTLLQPTVNKFSLRVFGSHKAVEIEQERVKSAGAWIIHPYSDFRFYWDLIMLLLMVGNLIVLPVGITFFKEENSPPWIVFNVLSDTFFLMDLVLNFRTGIVVEEGAEILLAPRAIRTRYLRTWFLVDLISSIPVDYIFLVVELEPRLDAEVYKTARALRIVRFTKILSLLRLLRLSRLIRYIHQWEEIFHMTYDLASAVVRIFNLIGMMLLLCHWDGCLQFLVPMLQDFPPDCWVSINHMVQAPVGMPDVWLTMLSMIVGATCYAMFIGHATALIQSLDSSRRQYQEKYKQVEQYMSFHKLPADTRQRIHEYYEHRYQGKMFDEESILGELSEPLREEIINFTCRGLVAHMPLFAHADPSFVTAVLTKLRFEVFQPGDLVVREGSVGRKMYFIQHGLLSVLARGARDTRLTDGSYFGEICLLTRGRRTASVRADTYCRLYSLSVDHFNAVLEEFPMMRRAFETVAMDRLRRIGKKNSILQRKRSEPSPGSSGGIMEQHLVQHDRDMARGVRGLAPSTGARLSGKPVLWEPLVHAPLQAAAVTSNVAIALTHQRGPLPLSPDSPVTLLARSARRSAGAGSPASPLVPVRAGPLARGPWASTSRLPAPPARTLHASLSRAGRSQVSLLGPPPGGGGRRLGPRGRPLSASQPSLPQRAAGDGSPGRKGSGSERLPPSGLLTKPPGTAQPPRPPVPEPATPRGPQLSANM
- the HCN3 gene encoding potassium/sodium hyperpolarization-activated cyclic nucleotide-gated channel 3 isoform X3 is translated as MEAEQRPTTGASDGATPGLEAAPPAAPASTTTASGPIPGSRPGPEPKRRQLGTLLQPTVNKFSLRVFGSHKAVEIEQERVKSAGAWIIHPYSDFRFYWDLIMLLLMVGNLIVLPVGITFFKEENSPPWIVFNVLSDTFFLMDLVLNFRTGIVVEEGAEILLAPRAIRTRYLRTWFLVDLISSIPVDYIFLVVELEPRLDAEVYKTARALRIVRFTKILSLLRLLRLSRLIRYIHQWEEIFHMTYDLASAVVRIFNLIGMMLLLCHWDGCLQFLVPMLQDFPPDCWVSINHMVYKQVEQYMSFHKLPADTRQRIHEYYEHRYQGKMFDEESILGELSEPLREEIINFTCRGLVAHMPLFAHADPSFVTAVLTKLRFEVFQPGDLVVREGSVGRKMYFIQHGLLSVLARGARDTRLTDGSYFGEICLLTRGRRTASVRADTYCRLYSLSVDHFNAVLEEFPMMRRAFETVAMDRLRRIGKKNSILQRKRSEPSPGSSGGIMEQHLVQHDRDMARGVRGLAPSTGARLSGKPVLWEPLVHAPLQAAAVTSNVAIALTHQRGPLPLSPDSPVTLLARSARRSAGAGSPASPLVPVRAGPLARGPWASTSRLPAPPARTLHASLSRAGRSQVSLLGPPPGGGGRRLGPRGRPLSASQPSLPQRAAGDGSPGRKGSGSERLPPSGLLTKPPGTAQPPRPPVPEPATPRGPQLSANM